Genomic window (Sphingosinicella microcystinivorans):
GATCTTCGCCTCCTTGTCGCCGCCCTGACCCTTCTTGACGAGGTTCGGCACGCGCCGCTCGAGGCTCTCGATGTCGGCGAGCATCAGCTCGGTCTCGACGGTCTCGGCGTCGGCGATCGGATCGACGCGGCCGTCGACGTGGGTGATGTCGCCGTTCTCGAAGCAGCGCAGCACGTGGACGATGGCGTCCACCTCGCGGATGTTGCCGAGGAACTGGTTGCCGAGGCCCTCGCCCTTCGAGGCGCCGCGCACGAGCCCGGCGATGTCGACGAAGGCGAGCTGCGTCTCGATGACCTTCTGCGAGCCGGCGATCTCGGCGAGCCGGGTGAGCCGCGGATCGGGCACCGGCACCTGGCCCACGTTGGGCTCGATCGTGCAGAACGGGAAGTTGGCGGCGGCGGCCGCCGCCGTCTCGGTGAGCGCGTTAAACAGCGTCGACTTGCCGACGTTCGGCAGGCCGACGATACCGCACTTGAACCCCATCAGATCAGGCCTTTCCGTTGGTTTGCATGGCGAGCGCCACGTCGCTCATGAAGCGCGCGTCGTCGCCAGCCGCCAGCCACTTCGCCTCGCGCGCGACGGCGCCGAGCAGGTCGGCGAGCGGCTCCATCTCCGCCTTCGCATAGTTGCCGAGCACATGGCCCGTCACCCGCGCCTTGTCGCCGGGGTGGCCGATGCCGATGCGGACGCGGCGGAAATCCTCGCCGATGTGCGCGGCGATCGAGCGGATGCCGTTGTGGCCCGCCGCGCCGCCGCCCGTCTTCACCTTCACCTTCATCGGCGCGAGGTCGAGCTCGTCGTAGAACACCGTCACGTCGCCGGGCGAAAGCTTGTAGAAGCGCATCGCCTCGCCGACGCTCCGGCCGCTGTCGTTCATGAAGGTCTGCGGCTTCAGCAGCAGCACGCGCTCGCCGCCGATGCTGCCGTCCGCGATCAGCCCCTTGAACTTCTTCGTCCACGGGCCGAAGCGGTGGACATCGGCGATCGTGTCGGCCGCCATGAAGCCGACATTGTGCCGGTGAAGCGCATAGGCGCCCCCCGGATTGCCGAGGCCGACGAAAAGCTGCATCGCGTGAGGAAACGCCCGGCACGGAGGCCGGGCGTCCTATGGTCAGGCGGCTTCGCCTTCGCCCTCGGCGGCGGCTTCGGCGTCCTCGCTCGAACGCAGCGCCGACGGCGCGACGATGGTGGCGACGGTGAAGTCGCGGTCGTCGATCACGGGCCTCGCGCCGGCGGGCAGCGCGAAGGCCGAGATGTGCAGCGATTCGCCCACGTCGAGGCCCTTCAGCGAAGCGACGAGCTCGTCGGGGATCGCGTCGGCCGGGCAGACCAGCTCGACCTCGTGGCGGACGATGTTGAGCACCGCGCCGCGCTTGATGCCGGGCGAGGCCTCTTCGTCGGTGAAGCGCACCGGAACCGCGACCGTGACGCGCGCGTCCTTCGACAGGCGCAGGAAGTCGACGTGGATCGGACGGTCGGTGACGGGGTGGAACTGCACGTCGCGGGGCAGCGTGCGTTCGGTCTTTCCGCCGACCTCGACCTCGACGACCGAGTTCAGGAAATGGCCGGTCTGCAGCATCTTGACGAGGGCCTTCGCCTCGACATGGACCTGCACGGGTTCCTTGTTGTTGCCGTAGATCACGGCGGGGACGCGGCCTTCGCGACGGATTGCACGGGAGGCTCCCTTGCCTGCCCGGTCGCGCGCTTCAGCCGCGAGC
Coding sequences:
- the pth gene encoding aminoacyl-tRNA hydrolase — encoded protein: MQLFVGLGNPGGAYALHRHNVGFMAADTIADVHRFGPWTKKFKGLIADGSIGGERVLLLKPQTFMNDSGRSVGEAMRFYKLSPGDVTVFYDELDLAPMKVKVKTGGGAAGHNGIRSIAAHIGEDFRRVRIGIGHPGDKARVTGHVLGNYAKAEMEPLADLLGAVAREAKWLAAGDDARFMSDVALAMQTNGKA
- a CDS encoding 50S ribosomal protein L25/general stress protein Ctc, yielding MSEALKLAAEARDRAGKGASRAIRREGRVPAVIYGNNKEPVQVHVEAKALVKMLQTGHFLNSVVEVEVGGKTERTLPRDVQFHPVTDRPIHVDFLRLSKDARVTVAVPVRFTDEEASPGIKRGAVLNIVRHEVELVCPADAIPDELVASLKGLDVGESLHISAFALPAGARPVIDDRDFTVATIVAPSALRSSEDAEAAAEGEGEAA